The region TCGGAATCGTCTTCGGCGGTCAGGTCTTCGACCGGCTGGGACAGCCGGAGAACCTGCGCGCCGACGCCGAGTCCCGGATCGCCGAGCGGCGGATCATCGAACTCCTGCCCGAGGGGCCGCTCGTGGTCGCCGTCGTACGGGACCGGGACCCGTACGACCCGCCGCTGGTGGAGAGTGTCACGAAGGTAGCCGCCGAGCTGCGGGCCGTGCCCGGCGTGGCCGACGTCGAAGACCTGTACGGATCACCGGGCGGCCGGATCGGTGCCGACAACCGCAGCACCCTGGTCGTGGTCGAACTGGTCGACGGGCTGCCCGAGGCGGAACGGGAACGGGTCGAGGATCGGGTGACCGGGCTGCTGCGCGGGATCGACGCACCGCAGGTGCTGGTCGGCGGGGAGACGCTGGCCGAGCGTGCCTTCGCCGAGCAGGCGATCCGGGACGCGGCCGTTGGCGAGTCGGTGGCGCTGGTCGTACTCGTGGTGGTTTTGGTTTTGCTCCTCGGCGGTCTGCTGGCGGGCGTGCTCCCGCTGGTGGCGGCGCTGGCGGCGGTGGCCGGGACGCTGCTCGGCCTGCTCGGTCTGGCGGCGGTGACCGAGGTCAGTGAGTTCACGGTCAACGTGGTCACCCTGCTGGGCATCGGCCTGACGGTCGACTACGCGCTTCTGGTGATCATGAGGTTCCGGGAGGAGTACGCCGCCGACGCTGCTGGCGAGCCGGCGGAGCTGCTGGCCCGGACCATGGCCACCGCCGGTCGGGCCGTCGTCGTCTCCGGGGCCGCCGTCGGCGTGGCGATGGCCGGACTGTACGTCTTCGCCGAGCCACTGCTGGCGGCGATGGCCCTGGGCGGGGCACTGGTGGTCGTACTGGCCACCGCCGCCGGGCTGACCGTCGTGCCGGCCCTGATCGCGGTCGGGCACCGACGCATTGCCACGCCGAGCCGGCGACTGCGGAGCCTTCGGCCGATACAGCCAGCCAGCGGCACCACTCCAGGAATTCTCGGCCGGCTGGCCGGCTTCGCGCAGCGGCACCCCGCTCCGGTGGCCCTTACCGTGTCGGTTGGTCTGCTGTTGCTTGCCGGGCCGTTCCTGCTCGGGGCCAACCTCGGTGACTCGGACGCGCGGACCCTGCCGAGGTCGATGGAAGCCCGGCAGGTGCATGACGTCATGCTGCGCGACTTCCAGGCGAACCGGGCGGCACCAGTGGTCGTGGTGGTGGAGGCCGATCCGACCTCGGCGGCGGTACGGGACCTGATGAACCAGCTCAACCGACTGCCGCAGGTGATCCGGATGCAGCCGCGGCCGGATGTGCCGGGGGCTGCTCTGGTGATCGACCTGACGCCGAAGGGTACGACCGGCGGCCCCGAGTCGCGGGCGCTGGTCCGGGAGGTGCGATCCCTGGAAGCACCCTTCCGGGTGCTGGTGGGCGGCCCGGCGGCCGAGCTGGTGGACTACCGCGACTCGGTGGCGGACCGACTGCCCCTGGCCGTACTGGTGCTGGTGGTGACCACCGCGCTACTGCTCTTCGCCCTGACCGGGTCGGTGCTGGTCCCGGTCAAGGCGCTCGTGCTGAACGTCCTGACCCTGTTGGCCACCCTCGGGGTGCTGGTGGTGGTGTTCCAGTGGGGGATCGGTTCCGCGCTGCTCGGAGTCGAATCCTGGGGTGCGCTCGATGTCACCACCCCGGTCCTGCTCTTCGTCTTCGTCTTCGGGCTCTCGATGGACTACGAGGTGTTCCTACTCGCCCGTATTCGGGAGGAGTGGGACCGCTATCGGGAGCTGCGTACGCCCGCCGCTCGGGCGCGGGCCAGCGCTCGGGCGGTGCTGGCGGGGATCACCCGTACCGGCCGGGTGGTCACCACGGCGGCCGGCTGCATGATCGTCGTCTTCCTGGGGTTCCTACTGGGTGAGCTGACCGCGGTGAAGGAGATCGGCTTCGGCATGGCCGTCGCTGTGCTGCTCGACGTGACGGTGGTCCGGGGCCTCCTGTTGCCGGCGGTGATGAGTCTGCTCGGCGAGTGGAACTGGTGGGCGCCGGCACCCCTGCGCCGGCTGTACGGCCGGGTGTCCGCTGGCCGCGCTCGGGTACCGATGGCGCGAGAGGCGAGCAGCCGGCAGCCGGTCGACAGTTGAGCCGAGGGTCATCTGCGGTGGTCAGTCCGACGGAAGCTGTGGGTGGTCGGGCGACCCGGTGGATCCAAGGGTGGCACCGGGATGTACGGCATCGCGCACGGTGCGCAGGCCGTCAAGCATGATCCGTAGGGTCTCGGCATCGAGTTGGCCGGTGAACCAGCGTTCGATGATCTCCAGGTGGCCCGGCAGGGTCTCGGCGAGCCGGTCCAGCCCAGTCTGGGTGACCACCGCGTGCAGACTGCGCCGGTCCGAGGGGCAGGCGCGGCGACGGAGCAGCCCGTCCCGCTCCATCCGGTCGACCACCCGGGTGACTCCGCTGGTCGACAGGGAGGTTTGGGCAGCGAGGTCGGTCATCCGGAGTTGCTTGTTCGGCGAGCGGGCCAGCCGGGTCAGCACCTCGAACTCCACCACGGAAAGGCCGTGCTCTTCATATTGAGCCGCAAACCGGGACAGCAGCCCGGTGTACGCCTCGACGAGCAGGCCGACGGCGGTGATGCGCGGATCGTCGAACGGGTCTTGGCTCACCAGGTCATCGTAACAGTACTTGACACGCGGAATATTGCTGACGCTATAGTTGCTGGCGTAGCCGTTGGCATATTCAACTAATTTGGCGGAGGATCACCATGACCACCAGCACCGGCGAGCCCACCCGCGACTGGGCGGGGTTGACCATCCCGACGGCTGGCACCTACCTGCTCGACCAGGCGCACAAGCGGGTCGGTTTCGTGGCGCGGCACATGATGGTGAGCAAGGTGCGGGGCGAATTCACGGAGGTGGAGGCCGCCGTCACCATCGACGAGGACCCGCTGAAGTCCTCGGTGACCGCGACCATCCAGGCTGCCAGCATCGCGAGCGGCCAGGGTGACCGGGACGTGCACCTGCGCAGCGCCGACTTCCTCGACGTGGAGCAGTTCCCGACGCTGGAATTCCACAGCACCGGGGTCAAGTCGCACAGCGGTAACGAGTTCGTGCTCACCGGTGAGCTGACCATCAAGGGTGTCACCCGGACCGTGGATCTTGAGGTCGAGTTCGAGGGTGCCGGACGCAGCCCGTTCGGGCAGGACGTCTTCGGGTTCACCGCGTCGACCGAGATCGACCGCGAGGACTTCGGCTTGACCTGGAACGTCGCGCTGGAAAGCGGTGGCATCCTGGTCGGCAAGAAGGTGAAGATCGAGATTGAGGGCGAGGCGATCCGCCAGCCGTGAGCGGAAGGGGTCGGGGACTCGCGCTTCCCTGACCGTTCCTCGGGCTCGACCGAAGGCTCCGGTAACCATCACTGGTCACCGGAGCCTTTCGGCTGTTTCATAGCGGTCAGTGTCCTTTGGGGAGCAGTGGGTTATCTCACTCCGACGCCCTGACGTGCACCGAATGAAGTTGCGTGATCACCGCCTGCCTACAGGGCCCGTTTTGTCCCTGGCCGCAGGGCGGCCGCGCTTCTACCGTGTTAGTTCCACAGCACCGCTGGGTGGGTAGGGATCCGTCCAGCCGTTGACTTCGTGCTGTGCCGGGGAGGGCCACATGGGCAGGGACGTCTCGCGAAGTGCCTTCTCGCGGGAGGATCGCGTTCACTACCGGCAGAAGGTACGCCGGTGCCTGGACGTCTTCGCGCTGATGCTCGACGACTTCGGCTTCGACGCCGACCGCCCCACCACCGGTCTGGAAATCGAGCTCAACCTGGTCGACTCCGCCGCCGAACCCGTGATGCGGAACGCGGAGATCCTCGCCGACATCGCCGATCCGTTGTTCCAGAGCGAACTCGGCCGGTTCAACCTGGAACTCAATGCCCGACCGCGGCTCATCGAGGGGGCCGGGTTCGCCGACTACGAGCAGGACCTGGTGACCAGTCTCGGCCGGGCCGACGAGCGGGCGGCGAAGTCCGACGCCGGGATCGTGCTGATCGGCATCCTGCCCACCCTCACCTCCCGGCACCTGGTCGAGGGAAACCTCTCCACCGACAAGCGCTATCGGGTGCTCAACGAGCAGATCGTGGCGGCCCGGGGTGAGGACATCGAGATGGACATCCGGGGAGTCGAGCGGTTACAGACCTACACCGACTCCATCGCGCCGGAAGCGGCCTGCACCAGCGTGCAGTTCCATCTCCAGGTCTCGCCGGACACCTTCGCCAACTACTGGAACGCATCCCAGGCCATCGCCGGGGTCCAGGTAGCCATCGGGGCCAACTCGCCGTACCTCTACGGGCGACACCTGTGGGCCGAGACCCGGGTCGCCCTCTTCGAGCAGGCAACCGACACCCGGCCGGACGAGCTGAAGGCCCAGGGCGTACGTCCCCGGGTCTGGTTCGGCGAACGGTGGATAACATCGATCTTCGATCTGTTCGAGGAGAACGTCCGTTACTTCCCGCCGCTACTGCCCATCTGTGAAGACGAGGACCCGGTCGAGGTCCTGCACAACGGCGGAGTTCCCC is a window of Micromonospora polyrhachis DNA encoding:
- a CDS encoding MMPL family transporter, translating into MFAGIGRAMFRWRWPVLGGWLILTALGIVFGGQVFDRLGQPENLRADAESRIAERRIIELLPEGPLVVAVVRDRDPYDPPLVESVTKVAAELRAVPGVADVEDLYGSPGGRIGADNRSTLVVVELVDGLPEAERERVEDRVTGLLRGIDAPQVLVGGETLAERAFAEQAIRDAAVGESVALVVLVVVLVLLLGGLLAGVLPLVAALAAVAGTLLGLLGLAAVTEVSEFTVNVVTLLGIGLTVDYALLVIMRFREEYAADAAGEPAELLARTMATAGRAVVVSGAAVGVAMAGLYVFAEPLLAAMALGGALVVVLATAAGLTVVPALIAVGHRRIATPSRRLRSLRPIQPASGTTPGILGRLAGFAQRHPAPVALTVSVGLLLLAGPFLLGANLGDSDARTLPRSMEARQVHDVMLRDFQANRAAPVVVVVEADPTSAAVRDLMNQLNRLPQVIRMQPRPDVPGAALVIDLTPKGTTGGPESRALVREVRSLEAPFRVLVGGPAAELVDYRDSVADRLPLAVLVLVVTTALLLFALTGSVLVPVKALVLNVLTLLATLGVLVVVFQWGIGSALLGVESWGALDVTTPVLLFVFVFGLSMDYEVFLLARIREEWDRYRELRTPAARARASARAVLAGITRTGRVVTTAAGCMIVVFLGFLLGELTAVKEIGFGMAVAVLLDVTVVRGLLLPAVMSLLGEWNWWAPAPLRRLYGRVSAGRARVPMAREASSRQPVDS
- a CDS encoding MarR family winged helix-turn-helix transcriptional regulator, which translates into the protein MSQDPFDDPRITAVGLLVEAYTGLLSRFAAQYEEHGLSVVEFEVLTRLARSPNKQLRMTDLAAQTSLSTSGVTRVVDRMERDGLLRRRACPSDRRSLHAVVTQTGLDRLAETLPGHLEIIERWFTGQLDAETLRIMLDGLRTVRDAVHPGATLGSTGSPDHPQLPSD
- a CDS encoding YceI family protein, which translates into the protein MTTSTGEPTRDWAGLTIPTAGTYLLDQAHKRVGFVARHMMVSKVRGEFTEVEAAVTIDEDPLKSSVTATIQAASIASGQGDRDVHLRSADFLDVEQFPTLEFHSTGVKSHSGNEFVLTGELTIKGVTRTVDLEVEFEGAGRSPFGQDVFGFTASTEIDREDFGLTWNVALESGGILVGKKVKIEIEGEAIRQP
- a CDS encoding glutamate-cysteine ligase family protein, yielding MGRDVSRSAFSREDRVHYRQKVRRCLDVFALMLDDFGFDADRPTTGLEIELNLVDSAAEPVMRNAEILADIADPLFQSELGRFNLELNARPRLIEGAGFADYEQDLVTSLGRADERAAKSDAGIVLIGILPTLTSRHLVEGNLSTDKRYRVLNEQIVAARGEDIEMDIRGVERLQTYTDSIAPEAACTSVQFHLQVSPDTFANYWNASQAIAGVQVAIGANSPYLYGRHLWAETRVALFEQATDTRPDELKAQGVRPRVWFGERWITSIFDLFEENVRYFPPLLPICEDEDPVEVLHNGGVPQLGELRLHNGTVYRWNRPVYDIMNGRPHLRVENRVLPAGPTVVDMLANAAFYFGLTRELAEADRPIWSQLTFSAAEENFHSAARRGMDATVYWPRLGDVRVSNLVLDVLLPRAAVGLDRFGVDPDHRDRLLGIIEQRCRTGRNGAVWQTESVFAAEQGRGLDRPAALHHMLRRYRELQATNAPVHTWPVD